One genomic window of Providencia hangzhouensis includes the following:
- a CDS encoding tyrosine-type recombinase/integrase — protein sequence MALSDTKVRSAKSEDKAYKLTDGNGLFLLVHPNGSKYWRFRYRFGGKEKMLAFGVYPDVSLANAREKRDEARKLVASGIDPSEKRKEVKEEQQKEFNTFEKVARDWHATNKKWSEGHSHRVLKSLEDNIFAAIGKRNITELKTRDLLEPIKAVEMSRRLEVAARLQQRVTAIMRYAVQSGLIDYNPAQDMSGAVATGKRVHRAALELKRLPEFLRRIDDYKGRPLTKLAVKLTLLVFIRSSELRFARWEEIDFDNAMWTIPAEREAIEGVKHSHRGSKMRTPHLVPLSRQAIEILKQIYQFSGNHELIFIGDHNPRKPMSENTVNNALRVMGYDTKVEVCGHGFRTMACSSLIESGLWSKDAVERQMSHQERNSVRAAYIHKAEHIEERRLMVQWWADYLDINREKSISPFDFAKLKTE from the coding sequence ATGGCACTTTCCGATACTAAGGTTCGTTCTGCAAAATCTGAAGATAAAGCGTATAAGCTAACAGATGGTAACGGGCTATTTCTTCTGGTTCATCCTAATGGCTCTAAATATTGGCGCTTCCGTTATCGCTTTGGCGGTAAAGAAAAGATGTTAGCATTTGGCGTGTACCCTGATGTCTCCTTAGCGAATGCTCGCGAAAAACGAGATGAAGCAAGAAAACTTGTCGCTAGCGGGATAGATCCCAGCGAAAAACGCAAAGAAGTGAAAGAAGAGCAACAAAAAGAATTTAATACCTTTGAAAAAGTTGCTCGTGATTGGCACGCGACGAATAAGAAGTGGTCAGAAGGGCATAGCCATCGAGTCCTCAAAAGCCTTGAGGACAATATCTTCGCTGCTATTGGTAAACGCAATATTACCGAACTGAAAACTCGTGACCTACTCGAACCGATTAAAGCAGTAGAGATGTCTAGACGTCTTGAAGTGGCGGCACGTTTACAACAACGTGTGACGGCGATAATGCGTTATGCCGTACAAAGCGGATTAATCGACTATAACCCAGCGCAAGATATGTCAGGTGCTGTGGCTACAGGTAAACGAGTCCACAGAGCCGCTTTAGAACTCAAACGTCTACCCGAGTTCTTACGACGCATCGATGATTATAAGGGAAGACCTTTAACTAAACTTGCAGTCAAACTCACCTTATTAGTCTTTATTCGTTCCAGTGAACTGCGTTTCGCTCGTTGGGAAGAAATCGATTTTGATAATGCCATGTGGACGATCCCTGCTGAACGCGAAGCGATAGAAGGGGTGAAACACTCACATCGCGGATCAAAAATGCGTACACCTCATTTAGTTCCTTTAAGCCGACAAGCTATTGAGATCTTAAAGCAGATCTATCAATTCAGCGGTAACCATGAATTGATATTTATCGGCGATCACAATCCTAGAAAGCCAATGAGTGAAAACACGGTTAACAACGCATTACGAGTGATGGGCTATGACACTAAGGTGGAAGTGTGTGGGCATGGTTTCAGAACAATGGCGTGTAGTTCGTTGATTGAGTCAGGGCTATGGTCGAAGGATGCAGTAGAAAGGCAAATGAGCCACCAAGAACGTAACTCAGTACGTGCGGCTTATATTCATAAGGCAGAGCATATAGAGGAAAGGCGACTGATGGTGCAATGGTGGGCGGATTATTTGGATATTAATCGAGAAAAATCAATTAGTCCGTTTGACTTTGCTAAATTGAAGACTGAGTAA
- the ampH gene encoding D-alanyl-D-alanine-carboxypeptidase/endopeptidase AmpH, with the protein MKKSFLKILSVSALSLVLMACSSKTEKAPKFLQSNDIESSDWQVFEGDRRTYERVAKIVDLYANRIFNESNARGMAIIVIDNNQALSRYYGETAPGNGKKPGPNSLIRIASITKLMTSEILIKLEQDKKLLITDPLQQYAYHGVNVPDNASGQPIRLYHLASHTSGLPREQPGGKWGRPVFIWPTQDNRWTWLKTGKLDATPGTEASYSNLAYDLLADAMVKASRVSYPQLFNHYVTSPAKMTNTTYTPNNAQCALLMEGTKPSPCHNTLAAAGSGGVYSTPADMQKWMQQFLSTDSNLRKVTAAREQGIYFPREKLLEIKGMDVAGHADGLGLGWVYMKPKNGTPGIYQKTGGGGGFNTYMAMIPQQNIGIFVVMTRKDNSKFSKLTIGVNELLASLSANHAYGKH; encoded by the coding sequence ATGAAGAAATCATTTCTAAAAATTCTGTCTGTATCTGCATTGTCTTTGGTGTTAATGGCGTGCTCAAGTAAGACAGAAAAAGCACCAAAGTTTCTGCAAAGTAATGATATTGAATCCTCAGATTGGCAGGTTTTTGAGGGAGATAGAAGGACTTACGAGCGCGTCGCTAAGATTGTCGATTTGTATGCTAACCGCATTTTTAATGAAAGCAATGCACGGGGCATGGCAATCATTGTTATCGATAATAATCAGGCGTTGTCACGCTATTATGGTGAAACCGCACCTGGCAATGGTAAAAAACCCGGTCCAAATTCATTAATTCGCATTGCATCAATTACCAAATTAATGACAAGCGAAATATTAATTAAGCTCGAACAGGATAAGAAGCTGTTAATTACTGATCCGTTACAGCAGTATGCCTACCACGGCGTTAATGTGCCTGATAATGCCAGCGGGCAGCCTATTCGCTTATATCATTTAGCGAGCCATACCAGTGGATTACCTCGAGAACAACCCGGCGGAAAATGGGGTCGCCCTGTTTTTATTTGGCCAACTCAAGATAACCGTTGGACATGGCTAAAAACAGGTAAGTTAGATGCGACACCAGGCACAGAAGCTTCTTATTCCAACTTAGCATATGACTTATTGGCTGATGCGATGGTTAAAGCTTCGAGAGTCTCTTATCCCCAATTATTTAACCACTATGTGACATCTCCCGCCAAAATGACGAATACCACTTATACCCCTAACAATGCGCAGTGCGCACTGTTAATGGAAGGAACAAAACCAAGCCCTTGCCATAACACACTCGCGGCAGCAGGAAGTGGTGGCGTGTATTCTACCCCTGCAGATATGCAAAAATGGATGCAGCAATTTTTATCGACAGACAGTAACTTAAGAAAAGTCACCGCAGCCCGTGAGCAAGGTATCTATTTTCCACGCGAAAAGCTTTTGGAAATTAAAGGGATGGATGTTGCAGGCCATGCTGATGGACTCGGCCTTGGGTGGGTGTATATGAAGCCTAAAAACGGCACTCCGGGAATTTATCAAAAAACCGGCGGTGGCGGTGGGTTTAATACTTATATGGCGATGATCCCACAGCAAAATATTGGGATATTTGTGGTAATGACCCGCAAAGATAACAGTAAATTCAGTAAATTAACAATTGGAGTTAACGAACTGCTCGCTTCACTGTCGGCTAACCATGCGTATGGGAAACATTGA
- the lptG gene encoding LPS export ABC transporter permease LptG: MFGVLDRYIGRTILNSILVTLFLLVSLAGIIKFVEQLRKVGDGDYTALSAGVFTLLTVPKDIDIFFPMAALLGALMGLGALASRSELVVMQASGFTRLQIALSVMKTAVPLVIVAMFIGEWIAPAGEQWARNYRAEKIVGNSLVVTDEGMWAKDANDFIHIQRINNATSIQDVSIYRFDDQRKLKSVMFAANGEYDSTNQLWVLSQVDESILSSEKKITGSQRLTVDWKTNLTPEKLGIVSLNADSLSIRGLYQYVSYLKESGQVAAVYELSMWKKILAPLSAAVMMLMAVSFIFGPLRTVPMGVRVISGIVGGFLFYVLNQGFGNWSLVYSVPPIIAAALPSVLFLIVSITLLVKRK, translated from the coding sequence ATGTTTGGTGTTTTAGATAGGTATATCGGTCGAACCATTTTAAATTCGATTTTAGTGACGCTATTTCTGCTCGTTTCACTGGCAGGGATCATTAAATTTGTCGAGCAGCTTCGCAAAGTGGGTGATGGCGACTATACGGCATTGAGCGCAGGTGTATTCACTTTATTAACTGTCCCAAAAGATATTGATATCTTCTTTCCAATGGCAGCCTTGTTGGGAGCACTCATGGGGTTAGGGGCACTGGCTTCACGTAGTGAGCTAGTCGTCATGCAAGCTTCCGGTTTTACCCGCTTACAAATCGCATTATCGGTGATGAAAACAGCAGTTCCATTGGTCATTGTCGCAATGTTTATTGGTGAGTGGATCGCACCTGCGGGAGAACAGTGGGCAAGAAATTATCGCGCAGAAAAAATCGTGGGTAACTCATTAGTTGTGACAGATGAAGGTATGTGGGCAAAAGATGCCAATGATTTTATTCATATTCAGCGGATTAATAATGCGACATCGATTCAAGATGTGTCGATTTATCGTTTTGATGACCAACGTAAATTGAAGTCGGTGATGTTTGCTGCGAATGGTGAGTACGATTCGACAAATCAGCTTTGGGTGTTATCTCAAGTGGATGAGTCAATTCTAAGTAGCGAGAAAAAAATCACAGGTTCACAGCGATTGACGGTGGATTGGAAGACCAACCTAACCCCAGAAAAACTAGGAATAGTTTCACTGAATGCTGATTCGCTATCAATCCGCGGCCTGTATCAATATGTCTCATATTTAAAAGAAAGTGGCCAAGTGGCTGCGGTTTATGAGCTGAGCATGTGGAAAAAAATCCTCGCACCACTTTCTGCGGCAGTTATGATGCTAATGGCAGTTTCATTTATTTTTGGGCCGTTACGTACCGTTCCTATGGGCGTTCGTGTTATTTCAGGTATTGTGGGGGGATTCCTCTTTTACGTACTTAACCAAGGGTTCGGTAATTGGAGCTTAGTGTATTCGGTGCCACCGATTATTGCAGCAGCATTGCCAAGCGTCCTATTCCTGATAGTAAGTATCACATTGTTAGTTAAACGAAAATAA
- the lptF gene encoding LPS export ABC transporter permease LptF, translating to MIIIRYLVRETLKSQLAILFVLMLIFFSQKSIDILGAAVQGNIPSNLVLPLLGLGVPEMAQLILPLSLFLGLLMTYSKLYTESEITVMHACGLGKSVLVKAALVLAVITAMVAVANITWMLPWSSQYQEQVLADAKANPGLAAMVEGQFKTTKDGNYVLYIGDVKGSNFKNVFLAQLRAANEQRPSVVVADSGYMKEDPDGRQVVVLNEGTRYEGTALLRDFRITDFVNYQAIVDHQTAETRSDRVEQKNMLQLWSENTPEVNAEFHWRLTIVFSVVVMALMVVPLSEVNPRQGRVLSMLPAMLLYLIFFLLQSTLRNSADKGDLDPRYTMWAVNVGYLILAIVLNAWNTVPMRRMRLKLSKGVA from the coding sequence GTGATCATTATTAGATATTTGGTACGGGAAACCCTGAAAAGTCAGTTAGCCATACTTTTTGTATTGATGCTAATCTTTTTTAGCCAGAAGTCGATAGATATTCTTGGCGCTGCGGTTCAGGGCAACATTCCCTCAAACTTAGTACTTCCTTTACTGGGGTTAGGTGTGCCTGAAATGGCGCAGCTTATCTTACCTTTGAGCCTATTCCTTGGGCTTTTGATGACCTACAGTAAACTTTACACTGAAAGTGAAATCACGGTAATGCATGCCTGCGGTTTAGGTAAAAGTGTTTTAGTAAAAGCCGCGTTAGTCCTAGCGGTCATTACCGCAATGGTTGCGGTGGCTAATATCACGTGGATGTTACCATGGTCATCGCAATATCAAGAACAAGTATTGGCTGATGCGAAAGCGAACCCTGGGCTAGCTGCGATGGTGGAAGGGCAATTTAAAACCACTAAAGATGGCAATTATGTCCTGTACATTGGTGATGTAAAAGGTAGCAACTTCAAGAACGTATTTCTTGCACAGCTACGCGCTGCAAATGAACAACGGCCTTCAGTTGTAGTGGCTGATAGCGGTTATATGAAAGAAGACCCCGATGGCCGACAAGTCGTTGTTTTAAACGAAGGTACTCGCTATGAAGGAACCGCGTTATTGCGAGATTTTCGAATAACTGACTTTGTTAATTACCAAGCTATTGTTGACCACCAAACCGCAGAAACGCGTAGTGACCGAGTCGAGCAAAAAAATATGCTACAACTGTGGTCTGAAAATACTCCTGAAGTGAACGCGGAGTTCCATTGGCGCTTAACGATAGTATTCTCCGTTGTCGTCATGGCCTTGATGGTCGTGCCATTAAGCGAAGTTAATCCACGTCAGGGACGGGTATTAAGTATGCTTCCAGCGATGCTGCTATACCTCATTTTCTTTTTATTACAAAGTACATTGCGTAATAGTGCTGATAAAGGCGACCTTGACCCAAGGTATACTATGTGGGCGGTGAATGTGGGGTATTTAATATTAGCGATAGTCCTAAATGCGTGGAATACCGTCCCAATGAGACGTATGCGTCTTAAATTGAGTAAAGGGGTTGCCTGA
- the pepA gene encoding leucyl aminopeptidase, which translates to MEFSVKSGSPEKQRSACIVVGVFEPRRLSPIAEQLDKISDGYISALLRRGELEGKVGQSLLLHHVPNVLSERILLIGCGKERELDERQFKQIIQKTISTLNETGSMEAVCFLTELHVKGRNNYWKVRQAVETAKESLYVFDQLKSNKTEHRRPLRKLVFNVPTRRELTSGERAISHGLAIASGVKAAKDLSNMPPNICNAGYLASQARQLADISDSKLTTRVIGEEQMKELGMNAYLAVGQGSQNESLMSIMEYKGNPDPDCKPIVLVGKGLTFDSGGISIKPSEGMDEMKYDMCGAASVYGVMRFITELQLPINVIGVLAGCENMPGGRAYRPGDILTTMSGQTVEVLNTDAEGRLVLCDALTYVERFEPELVIDIATLTGACVIALGSHYTGLMSNHNPLAHELLNASEQAGDRAWRLPLADEYFDQITPNFADLANTGGRPAGAITAGCFLSRFATKYNWAHLDIAGTAWRSGAAKGATGRPVSMLAQFLLNRAGLNGDE; encoded by the coding sequence ATGGAGTTTAGTGTAAAAAGTGGTAGCCCGGAAAAACAACGCAGCGCTTGTATTGTTGTCGGAGTCTTTGAACCACGCCGTCTGTCCCCAATTGCTGAACAGCTGGACAAAATCAGTGACGGATATATCAGCGCCCTGCTGCGCCGCGGCGAACTTGAGGGTAAAGTGGGGCAATCCCTGCTACTCCATCATGTGCCCAACGTTCTGTCTGAACGCATTCTACTTATCGGTTGTGGTAAAGAACGCGAATTAGATGAGCGCCAATTTAAACAAATTATTCAGAAAACAATCAGCACGTTGAATGAAACTGGCTCAATGGAAGCCGTCTGCTTCTTAACTGAATTACACGTTAAAGGCCGCAATAATTACTGGAAAGTGCGCCAAGCCGTCGAAACAGCCAAAGAATCACTGTATGTGTTTGATCAACTGAAAAGTAATAAAACAGAACATCGTCGTCCACTGCGTAAACTGGTTTTCAACGTGCCAACTCGCCGTGAATTGACCAGTGGTGAACGTGCTATTTCCCATGGTTTAGCGATTGCTTCAGGTGTTAAAGCGGCAAAAGATTTAAGTAATATGCCACCAAATATCTGTAATGCAGGTTATTTAGCGTCTCAAGCACGTCAATTAGCAGATATTTCAGACAGCAAACTCACCACTCGAGTCATTGGTGAAGAGCAAATGAAAGAGTTAGGAATGAACGCCTATCTCGCGGTGGGTCAAGGTTCACAAAATGAATCGCTGATGTCCATCATGGAATATAAAGGCAATCCAGATCCCGACTGCAAACCTATCGTACTCGTTGGCAAAGGGTTAACCTTTGATTCCGGCGGTATTTCAATTAAACCATCCGAAGGCATGGATGAAATGAAATACGATATGTGCGGTGCGGCTTCTGTTTACGGTGTAATGCGCTTTATCACTGAATTGCAGTTGCCAATTAATGTCATTGGGGTATTAGCAGGCTGTGAAAACATGCCTGGTGGGCGTGCTTATCGTCCGGGTGATATTCTTACTACCATGTCTGGGCAAACCGTTGAAGTCCTCAATACGGATGCCGAAGGCCGTTTAGTTCTGTGTGATGCACTCACCTATGTTGAGCGTTTTGAACCTGAGCTAGTTATTGATATCGCGACCTTAACAGGGGCTTGTGTCATTGCATTAGGCAGTCACTACACTGGGTTGATGTCAAACCACAACCCATTGGCTCATGAGTTATTAAACGCGTCAGAGCAAGCGGGTGACCGTGCATGGCGTCTACCACTGGCTGATGAGTATTTTGACCAAATCACGCCTAATTTTGCTGATTTAGCCAATACAGGTGGCCGTCCTGCTGGTGCTATCACCGCAGGTTGCTTCTTGTCTCGCTTTGCCACGAAATATAACTGGGCACACCTTGATATCGCAGGGACTGCTTGGCGTTCAGGTGCAGCAAAAGGCGCTACTGGTCGCCCTGTCTCCATGCTAGCGCAGTTCTTATTGAACCGTGCAGGCCTTAATGGTGATGAGTAA
- a CDS encoding DNA polymerase III subunit chi, which produces MKKGTFYQLKQASPHPELEAHEWLACELAAQMWRSGKRVLVACETQQQAEKIDEALWQRDPHQFVPHNLAGEGPRYGAPIEICWPAKRGNTPRDVLINLQNQFADFATAFHEVVDFVPIDETLKQLARERYKTYRSVGFNLTMAAPPTY; this is translated from the coding sequence ATGAAAAAAGGTACATTTTACCAACTAAAACAGGCATCACCACATCCTGAACTTGAAGCCCATGAATGGCTAGCTTGTGAGCTTGCCGCACAAATGTGGCGCAGTGGAAAGCGTGTTTTAGTTGCTTGCGAAACACAGCAACAAGCTGAAAAGATTGATGAGGCCTTGTGGCAACGCGATCCACACCAGTTTGTCCCGCATAATTTGGCGGGTGAAGGGCCGCGTTATGGTGCACCGATTGAAATTTGTTGGCCTGCTAAACGGGGAAATACCCCACGCGATGTCCTGATTAATTTACAAAATCAGTTCGCAGATTTTGCCACGGCTTTCCATGAAGTGGTAGACTTCGTACCTATTGATGAAACTTTAAAACAGTTGGCGCGTGAGCGGTATAAAACTTACCGTAGCGTCGGCTTCAATTTGACTATGGCGGCGCCGCCAACTTACTGA
- a CDS encoding valine--tRNA ligase: MNEPSLDKTYNPAEIEQSLYAHWEKSGYFKPNGDTTQDSFCVVIPPPNVTGSLHMGHAFQQTIMDTMIRYQRMQGKNTLWQTGTDHAGIATQMVVERKIAAEEGKNRHDYGRDAFIDKIWEWKAESGGTISQQMRRLGDSVDWDRERFTMDEGLSKAVKEAFVRLYKENLIYRGKRLVNWDPKLHTAISDLEVENREIKGSMWHLRYPLADGAKTAEGKDYLVVATTRPETMLGDTGVAVNPEDPRYKDLIGKEIILPIVNRRIPIVGDEHADMEKGTGCVKITPAHDFNDYEVGKRHQLTMINMMDLDGNVRNEAEIFDTNGNPSTAYSCEIPEAYRGMERFAARKAIVAEFEQLGLLVEVKPHDLTVPYGDRGGVVIEPMLTDQWYVRTEPLARDAIKAVEDGRIQFVPRQYENMYFSWMRDIQDWCISRQLWWGHRIPAWYDEKGNVYVGRDEDEVRRENNLGADIALRQDDDVLDTWFSSGLWTFSTLGWPENTDALKTFHPTDVLVSGFDIIFFWIARMIMMTMHFIKDENGEPQVPFKTVYMTGLIRDEEGQKMSKSKGNVIDPLDMIDGISLEDLLEKRTGNMMQPQLAEKIAKRTRKEYPEGIEAHGTDALRFTLAALASTGRDINWDMKRLSGYRNFCNKLWNASRFVLMNTEGQDCGQNGGEISFSLADRWIMAQFNQTVKAYREALDTHRYDIAAGILYDFTWNEFCDWYLELSKPAVHKGNEAQVRAARFTLIEVLEGLLRLAHPIIPFITETIWQRVKVVKGIDADTIMLQAFPEFDAAKVDELALSDLEWIKEAIIAVRNIRAEMNISPGKPLDVMLRGASADAKRRVEENQSFIKSMARLESIRVLADGEEAPVSVTKLVGGAELLIPMAGLVDKDAELARLDKELEKVVKEIETIESKLANEGFVSRAPAAVVEKERERLTANIEAKAKIEAQKVTIASL; this comes from the coding sequence ATGAATGAGCCTTCGCTCGATAAAACGTATAACCCCGCAGAAATTGAGCAATCTCTATATGCTCACTGGGAGAAAAGCGGTTATTTTAAACCTAATGGGGATACCACCCAAGACAGCTTCTGTGTTGTCATTCCACCACCGAATGTCACTGGTAGCCTGCACATGGGGCACGCCTTCCAACAAACCATCATGGATACGATGATCCGCTATCAACGTATGCAAGGTAAAAATACCTTATGGCAAACGGGAACTGACCATGCAGGTATCGCAACTCAGATGGTTGTTGAGCGTAAAATTGCAGCAGAAGAAGGTAAAAACCGTCACGACTACGGCCGCGATGCGTTCATTGACAAAATCTGGGAGTGGAAAGCTGAATCCGGCGGTACAATTTCACAGCAAATGCGCCGTTTAGGCGATTCTGTTGATTGGGATCGCGAGCGTTTTACTATGGATGAAGGCTTATCTAAAGCCGTTAAAGAAGCGTTCGTTCGCCTTTATAAAGAAAACTTGATTTATCGTGGTAAGCGCTTAGTTAACTGGGACCCAAAACTGCACACGGCAATTTCTGACTTAGAAGTTGAAAATCGTGAAATCAAAGGGTCTATGTGGCACCTGCGTTATCCATTGGCTGATGGCGCAAAAACGGCTGAAGGCAAAGACTATTTAGTGGTCGCAACTACCCGCCCTGAGACCATGCTAGGGGATACCGGTGTCGCCGTTAACCCTGAAGATCCACGTTATAAAGATTTAATTGGTAAAGAAATTATTTTGCCAATCGTTAACCGCCGTATTCCAATTGTTGGTGATGAACACGCTGACATGGAAAAAGGCACTGGCTGTGTGAAAATCACTCCAGCTCATGACTTTAATGACTATGAAGTCGGTAAACGCCATCAGTTAACAATGATTAACATGATGGACTTAGACGGCAACGTTCGTAACGAAGCGGAAATTTTCGATACCAACGGTAACCCATCTACCGCTTATAGCTGCGAAATCCCAGAAGCTTACCGTGGAATGGAACGTTTTGCAGCGCGTAAAGCTATCGTCGCAGAATTCGAACAACTTGGCCTGTTAGTTGAAGTGAAACCCCATGACCTGACGGTGCCTTACGGTGACCGTGGTGGTGTAGTTATTGAGCCTATGCTAACCGACCAATGGTACGTGCGTACTGAGCCTTTGGCTCGTGATGCCATTAAAGCCGTTGAAGATGGCCGTATTCAGTTCGTTCCTCGTCAGTACGAAAACATGTATTTCTCTTGGATGCGTGATATTCAAGACTGGTGTATTTCTCGCCAACTGTGGTGGGGCCACCGCATTCCTGCATGGTATGACGAAAAAGGCAATGTCTACGTGGGTCGCGATGAAGACGAAGTTCGTCGTGAAAACAACTTAGGTGCGGATATTGCTCTGCGCCAAGACGACGACGTACTGGATACGTGGTTCTCTTCCGGTCTGTGGACATTCTCTACTCTCGGCTGGCCTGAAAATACCGACGCACTGAAAACATTCCATCCAACAGATGTATTAGTCAGTGGCTTCGATATTATTTTCTTCTGGATTGCCCGTATGATCATGATGACCATGCATTTCATCAAAGATGAAAACGGCGAGCCACAAGTGCCATTCAAAACCGTTTATATGACAGGCCTGATCCGTGATGAAGAAGGCCAAAAAATGTCAAAATCCAAAGGGAACGTTATCGACCCATTAGATATGATTGACGGTATCTCTTTGGAAGATTTACTTGAAAAACGTACTGGCAACATGATGCAGCCACAATTGGCTGAAAAAATTGCTAAACGTACTCGTAAAGAGTATCCAGAAGGGATCGAAGCCCATGGTACTGATGCACTACGCTTCACTTTGGCGGCATTAGCGTCAACAGGCCGTGATATCAACTGGGATATGAAACGCCTGTCCGGCTATCGCAACTTCTGTAATAAATTATGGAATGCGAGCCGTTTCGTTCTGATGAATACTGAAGGCCAAGATTGTGGTCAAAACGGCGGCGAAATAAGCTTCTCACTGGCTGACCGCTGGATCATGGCGCAATTCAATCAAACAGTGAAAGCTTACCGTGAAGCGTTAGATACTCACCGTTACGATATCGCAGCGGGTATTTTGTATGATTTCACATGGAATGAATTCTGTGACTGGTACTTAGAGCTGTCTAAACCTGCTGTTCATAAAGGTAACGAAGCACAAGTACGTGCGGCTCGCTTCACCTTAATTGAGGTATTAGAAGGCTTACTGCGCCTTGCTCACCCAATCATTCCATTTATCACTGAAACCATCTGGCAGCGCGTCAAAGTGGTTAAAGGTATTGATGCCGATACCATTATGTTGCAAGCGTTCCCTGAGTTCGATGCGGCTAAAGTGGATGAGCTCGCGCTAAGTGACCTTGAGTGGATCAAAGAAGCCATTATTGCTGTACGTAATATTCGTGCAGAAATGAATATCTCTCCAGGTAAGCCACTGGATGTGATGCTGCGTGGTGCTTCTGCTGATGCAAAACGTCGCGTTGAAGAAAACCAAAGCTTTATCAAATCAATGGCACGTTTAGAAAGCATCCGCGTACTGGCTGATGGTGAAGAAGCACCGGTTTCTGTCACTAAACTCGTTGGCGGTGCAGAGCTGCTGATCCCAATGGCTGGCTTAGTCGATAAAGACGCAGAACTGGCTCGTTTAGATAAAGAGCTGGAAAAAGTGGTGAAAGAAATCGAAACCATTGAAAGCAAGTTAGCTAACGAAGGTTTTGTGAGCCGTGCGCCTGCTGCCGTTGTTGAAAAAGAACGTGAACGCTTAACTGCCAATATTGAAGCAAAAGCTAAAATTGAAGCGCAAAAAGTGACCATCGCCTCTTTGTAA
- a CDS encoding GNAT family N-acetyltransferase, which yields MTTQNYKIRPIEQQDNAGIAAVIREVSAEHGLTADKGFAVADPILDTLFEVYSKPRSAYWVVEMDGEIVGGGGVSQVAGGDNDTAELQKMYLSSVLRGKGLAKQIVLMSLEFAKAQGYTRCYLETTKELQAAIKLYEKLGFEFIDEPLGNTGHSDCEIRMLKAL from the coding sequence ATGACAACACAAAACTACAAAATTCGTCCTATCGAACAACAAGATAACGCAGGTATTGCCGCGGTAATCCGCGAAGTTTCTGCTGAGCATGGCTTAACCGCAGACAAAGGCTTTGCTGTTGCTGACCCTATTTTAGATACCTTATTTGAGGTTTATAGCAAACCGCGCAGTGCTTACTGGGTGGTGGAAATGGATGGCGAAATTGTTGGCGGTGGCGGTGTTTCACAAGTCGCGGGAGGCGATAACGATACGGCAGAATTACAGAAAATGTATTTATCTTCCGTGCTACGTGGCAAAGGCTTAGCAAAACAAATCGTACTGATGTCACTGGAATTTGCTAAAGCGCAAGGCTACACTCGTTGCTATTTAGAAACAACCAAAGAACTTCAAGCTGCTATTAAGTTATATGAAAAATTAGGGTTTGAATTTATTGATGAACCGTTAGGAAATACGGGTCATAGTGACTGTGAAATTCGTATGTTAAAGGCATTATAA
- the rraB gene encoding ribonuclease E inhibitor RraB, whose amino-acid sequence MVDKAELDAQYEETRLIIEELLEDGSDPDALYAIEHHFSADNFALLEKAAVEAFKLGYEVTDAEELEIETGETLMCCDVISESALNAELIDAQVEQLMKLAEKMGINYDGWGTYFEDPDAEYDDEDGDDIDPEDRVH is encoded by the coding sequence AAGCTGAACTCGATGCGCAGTATGAAGAAACTCGCTTGATCATCGAGGAATTACTGGAAGATGGTAGCGATCCTGATGCATTGTATGCGATTGAGCATCACTTCTCTGCGGACAACTTTGCTCTGTTAGAGAAAGCAGCCGTTGAAGCTTTTAAACTAGGCTATGAAGTCACGGATGCAGAAGAGCTCGAAATTGAAACGGGTGAAACCCTGATGTGTTGCGATGTAATCAGTGAAAGTGCTTTAAATGCAGAGCTGATTGACGCACAGGTTGAGCAATTAATGAAGTTGGCTGAAAAAATGGGCATCAACTATGATGGTTGGGGCACGTATTTTGAAGACCCAGATGCAGAGTATGACGACGAAGATGGTGATGATATAGACCCTGAAGATCGCGTGCATTAA